From Sediminibacterium sp. TEGAF015, a single genomic window includes:
- the hisF gene encoding imidazole glycerol phosphate synthase subunit HisF: MLTKRIIPCLDIKDGRTVKGINFEQIRDAGDPVELASIYAKEGADELVFLDITATNEKRKTLSELVNKIAHEINIPFTVGGGINSVEDVQVLLKNGADKISVNTAAYKNPALINELALAFGSQCVVLAIDTKQESDGNWYVYLNGGKVKTNTLCFDWAKEAVDRGAGEILLTSMNNDGTKKGFALDITQQLSVSLPVPIIASGGAGCKEDFAAVFQEANADAALAASIFHFKELTVPDLKKYLSEQLIPVRL, from the coding sequence GTGTTAACAAAAAGAATCATACCCTGTCTTGATATCAAAGACGGCAGAACAGTAAAAGGCATCAATTTTGAACAGATACGTGATGCAGGAGATCCTGTTGAATTGGCGTCCATCTATGCAAAGGAAGGAGCCGATGAGCTTGTTTTTTTAGATATCACAGCAACCAATGAAAAAAGAAAAACCTTAAGTGAGCTGGTGAACAAAATTGCCCATGAGATCAATATACCTTTTACAGTTGGCGGGGGAATTAATTCCGTAGAAGACGTTCAGGTCTTACTAAAAAATGGAGCTGATAAAATATCTGTGAATACAGCAGCATATAAAAACCCTGCGTTAATAAATGAGCTGGCTTTGGCATTTGGTAGTCAGTGTGTTGTATTAGCAATTGACACCAAGCAAGAATCAGATGGTAACTGGTATGTTTACCTGAATGGGGGTAAGGTAAAAACCAATACTTTGTGTTTTGACTGGGCTAAAGAAGCTGTTGATAGAGGGGCAGGAGAAATTCTGCTGACTTCAATGAACAATGATGGCACTAAAAAAGGTTTTGCGCTCGATATAACCCAACAATTATCCGTTTCTTTACCAGTCCCAATTATCGCTTCCGGAGGAGCTGGGTGTAAGGAAGATTTTGCTGCCGTGTTTCAGGAAGCGAATGCAGATGCAGCGCTTGCCGCCAGCATTTTTCATTTTAAA